In Sphingobium amiense, a genomic segment contains:
- the ruvA gene encoding Holliday junction branch migration protein RuvA, with the protein MIAKLKGRLDSTGTDHAIIDVGGVGYLVGASSRTLAALGPVGEAVTIHTEMLVAEDSIRLVGFARAEERDWFRLLTHVQGVGSRVALAILSALEPLELHRAVAMGDRAMIARANGVGPKLAQRIVNELKDKTGAAPAGGPVGVGGAVAMPAGSLSADALSALQNLGFKPGEASSAVAAAEEELGDSASLDALVRLALRKAAK; encoded by the coding sequence ATGATCGCGAAACTCAAAGGGCGGCTCGACAGCACGGGCACCGACCACGCCATCATTGACGTGGGCGGCGTCGGCTATCTGGTCGGCGCATCCTCCCGCACGCTGGCGGCGCTGGGACCGGTCGGGGAAGCCGTCACCATCCACACCGAAATGCTGGTGGCGGAGGATTCGATCCGGCTGGTCGGCTTCGCCCGCGCGGAGGAGCGCGACTGGTTCCGCCTGCTCACCCATGTGCAGGGCGTGGGATCGCGCGTGGCGCTGGCCATCCTGTCCGCGCTCGAACCGCTGGAGCTGCACCGCGCCGTCGCCATGGGCGACAGGGCGATGATCGCGCGCGCGAACGGCGTCGGGCCGAAACTCGCCCAGCGCATCGTCAATGAACTCAAGGACAAGACCGGCGCGGCGCCGGCGGGCGGTCCGGTCGGTGTGGGCGGCGCGGTGGCGATGCCCGCCGGCAGCCTCAGCGCCGACGCCCTCTCCGCGCTGCAAAATCTGGGCTTCAAGCCGGGTGAAGCGAGCAGCGCCGTCGCCGCCGCCGAAGAGGAACTGGGCGACAGCGCCAGCCTCGACGCGCTCGTCCGGCTGGCGTTGCGGAAGGCGGCGAAGTGA
- a CDS encoding peptidase S14 translates to MFTSSAPLLSPRDFQFPAISLSGNVDQSMYLHFRSSLTNAPQEGLVVVEMSTLGGDPEVARMMGEDIRFHSDLCPQRRLVFLGKTAVYSAGATFMGFFAAENRYLTRGTRVMIHERLITKTIDLSGPLSTCIATLKASLHEIRSSIEIQNEGFQNLITGSDITMDELLQKAPENWYLEANEAQARGLVAAVL, encoded by the coding sequence ATGTTCACGTCGAGCGCGCCGCTGCTCAGCCCCAGAGACTTCCAGTTTCCCGCCATCAGCCTGTCGGGCAATGTCGACCAGTCCATGTATCTGCATTTCCGCAGCAGCCTGACGAATGCGCCGCAGGAAGGCCTCGTCGTCGTGGAGATGTCCACGCTGGGCGGCGACCCCGAAGTGGCGCGGATGATGGGGGAGGACATAAGATTTCATTCGGACCTCTGCCCGCAGCGTCGGCTGGTGTTCCTCGGCAAGACGGCGGTCTATTCGGCGGGCGCGACCTTCATGGGATTTTTCGCGGCGGAGAACCGCTATCTGACGCGGGGCACGCGGGTGATGATCCATGAACGGCTCATCACCAAGACGATCGACCTGTCCGGCCCGCTCAGCACCTGCATCGCGACGCTGAAGGCCAGCCTGCACGAAATCCGGTCGTCGATCGAAATCCAGAATGAAGGGTTCCAGAACCTCATCACCGGATCGGACATCACGATGGACGAGTTGCTGCAAAAGGCGCCGGAGAACTGGTATCTCGAAGCCAATGAGGCGCAGGCGCGCGGGCTGGTCGCCGCCGTGCTGTGA
- a CDS encoding DUF1345 domain-containing protein codes for MRKKPLLPWRYGMFLALLAVIVPLALALPWHEAVMGGFDVAALAFMVSVAPLIGAKPDDMRRKAAENDANRQLMLLMTGIVCLVILVAVGVAVSQHGGPDAASIALLLATLLIAWLFSNLVYAMHYAHIFYLPDAKGHDGGGIDFPETKEPGYWDFLYFAFTLGMTFQTSDVAMTGTAVRRTALFHCFAAFLFNLGILAFTINVLGGAG; via the coding sequence ATGCGCAAAAAACCCCTCCTCCCATGGCGCTATGGCATGTTTCTGGCGCTGCTTGCCGTCATCGTGCCGCTGGCGCTCGCGCTGCCATGGCATGAGGCGGTGATGGGCGGGTTCGATGTCGCGGCTCTGGCGTTCATGGTGTCGGTCGCGCCGCTGATCGGCGCGAAGCCGGACGATATGCGGCGCAAGGCGGCGGAGAATGACGCGAACCGGCAGTTGATGCTGCTGATGACCGGGATCGTGTGCCTCGTGATCCTCGTCGCGGTGGGCGTGGCGGTGAGCCAGCATGGCGGGCCGGACGCCGCCTCCATCGCTCTGCTGCTGGCGACGCTGCTGATCGCGTGGCTCTTTTCCAACCTTGTCTATGCGATGCATTATGCGCATATCTTCTACCTGCCCGACGCGAAGGGGCATGACGGCGGCGGCATCGACTTTCCCGAAACGAAGGAACCGGGCTACTGGGATTTCCTCTACTTCGCCTTCACCCTCGGCATGACGTTCCAGACATCGGACGTGGCGATGACGGGAACGGCGGTGCGGCGGACGGCGCTGTTCCACTGTTTCGCCGCTTTCCTGTTCAACCTCGGCATCCTCGCCTTCACCATCAACGTGCTGGGCGGCGCGGGCTAG
- the thiL gene encoding thiamine-phosphate kinase, with amino-acid sequence MADEQRFLDHLRSRATHEAARGLLDDVALLTVGNARLILTSDTIVEGVHYLPGDPPQDIGWKLAAVNLSDLAAKGAQPLACLLNYSLSGAAEWDAAFLDGLHAALERYGMPLIGGDTVKMPAGSARSYSLTAIGEATGDVPTRAGARAGHRLYVTGPVGDAGAGLDLLRCDAGAQGPLIDAYRRPRPRIAEGVLLAPLASAMMDLSDGLLIDAARMARASGVAIRIDHIPLSPALEQARGASLATRIAAAQAGDDYELLFVLPPDVTPPVHAIPVGEVAEGAGLSLRIDGAPVPLPDRLGWQHG; translated from the coding sequence ATGGCGGACGAGCAACGCTTTCTCGATCACCTGCGCAGCCGCGCGACGCATGAAGCCGCGCGCGGGCTGCTGGACGATGTCGCGCTGCTGACCGTCGGCAACGCGCGGCTGATCCTGACCAGCGACACGATCGTCGAGGGCGTCCACTACCTCCCCGGCGACCCGCCGCAGGACATCGGCTGGAAACTGGCGGCGGTGAACCTGTCCGATCTGGCGGCCAAGGGCGCGCAGCCCCTCGCCTGCCTGCTCAACTACAGCCTGTCGGGCGCGGCGGAATGGGACGCGGCCTTTCTCGACGGCCTTCATGCCGCGCTCGAACGCTATGGCATGCCGCTGATCGGCGGCGACACGGTGAAGATGCCCGCGGGGTCGGCGCGCAGCTACAGCCTGACCGCCATCGGCGAAGCCACGGGCGACGTTCCGACGCGCGCGGGCGCAAGGGCGGGCCATCGGCTTTATGTGACGGGTCCGGTCGGGGATGCGGGCGCGGGGCTGGACCTGTTGCGCTGTGACGCGGGCGCGCAGGGACCGCTGATCGACGCCTATCGCCGTCCCCGCCCCCGTATTGCCGAAGGCGTGCTGCTCGCCCCGCTGGCCAGCGCGATGATGGACCTGTCGGACGGCCTCCTGATCGACGCCGCCCGCATGGCGCGGGCAAGCGGCGTTGCCATCCGCATCGACCATATCCCCCTGTCCCCGGCGCTGGAGCAGGCGCGCGGGGCGAGTCTCGCCACGCGGATCGCGGCGGCGCAGGCGGGCGACGATTATGAACTTCTCTTCGTCCTGCCGCCGGACGTCACGCCGCCGGTCCATGCCATCCCGGTGGGCGAAGTGGCAGAGGGCGCGGGCCTCTCACTCCGGATCGACGGCGCGCCTGTGCCTCTCCCCGACCGCCTCGGGTGGCAACATGGTTAG
- the nusB gene encoding transcription antitermination factor NusB has translation MNDRSKSRSAARLAAVQALYQLEMEGTPVPTLLHEFHQHRLGATIEDVTYAQAEEAFFDDIVTGVDKRRDEIDALIAARLSSGWSLDRLDRPMRQILRAGTYELLARKDVGTGTVISEYVDVAHAFYDKREAGFVNGLLDGVAKDVRG, from the coding sequence ATGAACGATCGCTCCAAATCCCGTTCCGCCGCGCGCCTCGCCGCGGTGCAGGCGCTCTACCAGCTTGAGATGGAAGGGACGCCGGTTCCCACCCTGCTGCACGAATTTCACCAGCACCGCCTCGGCGCGACCATCGAGGACGTGACCTATGCGCAGGCGGAGGAAGCTTTCTTCGACGACATCGTGACCGGCGTGGACAAGCGCCGCGACGAAATCGACGCGCTGATCGCCGCCCGCCTGTCGAGCGGATGGAGCCTCGACCGGCTCGACCGGCCGATGCGCCAGATATTGCGCGCGGGCACTTACGAGCTGCTCGCCCGCAAGGATGTCGGCACCGGCACCGTCATCAGCGAATATGTCGATGTCGCCCACGCCTTCTATGACAAGCGCGAGGCGGGCTTCGTCAACGGACTGCTCGACGGCGTGGCGAAGGACGTGCGCGGCTGA
- the hisD gene encoding histidinol dehydrogenase — protein sequence MPLRLDTGDAGFAAAFTALVDARREADEDVSRDVTAILRRVRAEGDAALADYTQRFDGHDLDRSGWAVTAAETRAALHSTPTDLRDALELAAARITAYHEKQKPQDSDGVDGAGVRLGARWTPVDAAGLYVPGGRAAYPSSLLMNVIPAKVAGVRRIAMVTPTPKGEINPLVLAAAQIVGIEEIWRVGGAQAVAALAYGTDHIRPVDVVTGPGNAWVAEAKRQLYGVVGIDMVAGPSEIVVVADGRNDPEWIAADLLSQSEHDPTSQSILFTDDAAFADAVAQAVDRQIPALSTHAVARTSWDANGAIILVPDLAEAMPLVDRLAPEHLELAVDDPDALFAQVRHAGSVFLGRMTPEAVGDYVAGPNHVLPTGRRARFSSGLSVLDFMKRTSFLGLDTGAIRAIGPAAVALAQAEGLPAHAASVALRLR from the coding sequence ATGCCGCTTAGGCTCGACACGGGGGACGCTGGCTTCGCCGCCGCCTTCACCGCGCTGGTCGATGCGCGGCGCGAGGCGGACGAGGATGTCTCGCGTGACGTGACCGCGATCCTGCGGCGCGTGCGCGCGGAAGGCGATGCCGCGCTCGCGGACTATACGCAGCGGTTCGACGGGCACGACCTCGATCGAAGCGGATGGGCCGTCACGGCGGCGGAAACGCGCGCGGCGCTCCATTCCACTCCGACCGACCTGCGCGACGCGCTGGAACTCGCCGCCGCGCGCATCACCGCCTATCATGAAAAGCAGAAGCCGCAGGACAGCGATGGCGTGGACGGCGCGGGCGTGCGCCTCGGCGCGCGCTGGACGCCGGTGGATGCGGCGGGCCTCTATGTGCCGGGCGGACGCGCCGCCTATCCCAGCTCGCTGCTGATGAACGTCATCCCGGCGAAGGTTGCGGGCGTGCGCCGCATCGCCATGGTGACGCCGACGCCGAAGGGCGAGATCAACCCGCTCGTCCTCGCCGCCGCGCAGATTGTGGGGATCGAGGAAATCTGGCGCGTGGGCGGGGCGCAGGCGGTGGCCGCGCTCGCCTACGGCACGGATCACATCCGGCCCGTCGATGTCGTCACCGGCCCCGGCAATGCCTGGGTCGCCGAAGCCAAGCGGCAGCTTTACGGCGTCGTCGGCATCGACATGGTGGCGGGACCGTCCGAGATCGTCGTCGTCGCGGACGGGCGGAACGATCCCGAATGGATCGCCGCCGACCTCCTCAGCCAGTCGGAGCATGACCCGACCAGCCAGTCTATCCTCTTCACCGACGACGCGGCCTTCGCCGATGCGGTGGCGCAGGCGGTCGACCGGCAGATCCCGGCGCTCTCCACCCATGCCGTCGCGCGGACGAGCTGGGATGCCAATGGCGCGATCATCCTCGTGCCCGACCTTGCCGAAGCGATGCCGCTGGTCGACCGGCTCGCGCCCGAGCATCTCGAACTCGCGGTCGACGATCCCGACGCCCTGTTCGCGCAGGTCCGTCATGCCGGTTCGGTCTTCCTCGGCCGGATGACGCCCGAAGCGGTGGGCGATTATGTCGCCGGGCCGAACCATGTGCTGCCCACGGGCCGCCGCGCGCGCTTCTCCTCGGGCCTCTCGGTGCTCGATTTCATGAAGCGCACCAGCTTCCTTGGCCTCGATACGGGTGCGATCCGCGCCATCGGCCCGGCGGCGGTCGCGCTGGCGCAGGCCGAAGGGCTGCCCGCCCATGCCGCATCGGTGGCGTTGCGCCTGCGGTAA
- the hisG gene encoding ATP phosphoribosyltransferase → MTRPLTFAIPKGRILEEALPLLARAGIEPEAEFHDKKSRALRFATNRPDVSIIRVRAFDVATFVAHGAAQIGIVGSDVVEEYSYSELYAPVDLDIGHCRLSVAEPAGLADEDQAAMSHVRVATKYPNLTRRYYEARGLQAECVKLNGAMELAPSLGLSRRIVDLVSSGATLKANGLVETDVIMQISARLIVNRAAYKMRSADLTPLVEAFRAAVGVKNAA, encoded by the coding sequence ATGACTCGCCCGCTCACCTTCGCCATTCCCAAGGGCCGCATCCTCGAAGAGGCGCTGCCCCTGCTCGCCCGCGCCGGTATCGAACCGGAGGCGGAATTTCATGACAAGAAGAGCCGCGCGCTGCGCTTCGCCACCAACCGCCCGGACGTGTCGATCATCCGCGTGCGCGCCTTCGACGTCGCGACCTTCGTCGCCCATGGCGCGGCGCAGATCGGCATCGTCGGATCGGACGTGGTGGAGGAGTATAGCTACTCCGAACTCTACGCGCCCGTCGATCTCGACATCGGCCATTGCCGCCTTTCGGTCGCCGAACCTGCGGGTCTCGCCGACGAAGATCAGGCGGCGATGAGCCATGTGCGCGTCGCCACCAAATATCCGAACCTCACCCGCCGCTATTACGAAGCGCGCGGGCTTCAGGCCGAATGCGTGAAACTGAACGGCGCGATGGAGCTTGCGCCTTCGCTCGGCCTGTCGCGGCGGATCGTCGATCTCGTCTCCTCGGGCGCGACGCTGAAGGCCAACGGCCTCGTCGAAACCGATGTCATCATGCAGATTTCCGCGCGCCTGATCGTCAACCGCGCCGCCTACAAGATGCGCTCCGCCGACCTCACGCCGCTGGTGGAGGCGTTCCGCGCCGCCGTGGGGGTGAAGAATGCCGCTTAG
- a CDS encoding alpha/beta hydrolase has translation MKRMRATALALLACLASLILSTPAMAQPSPSALPPRAPRPLNPPPQQVFALWPEGAPGTDPARRKEPEKAESYYIRNIHDPSLTAYPADPRHDNGAAVIVIPGGGHGFLVWKTEGTDVALRLNQMGVHAFVLKYRLAREEGSTYSIERDAAADTRRAIRYLRANAASLGIDPHRVGVMGFSAGGELVSLVSDNPEPARGWKPDAVDRQDGRPDFQILVFPGPLGVPDKAAKDAPPAFITSGSLDACCMLPALNLYTRLQAQGVPAELHIYAEADHAFNLGERSGLLSLQHWPERLADWLADGGWLDGRGGKAVPRR, from the coding sequence ATGAAGAGGATGCGCGCCACCGCCCTGGCCCTGCTGGCCTGTCTCGCCTCGCTCATTCTCTCGACGCCCGCCATGGCGCAGCCGTCCCCGTCCGCCCTGCCGCCCCGCGCGCCCCGGCCGCTGAACCCGCCGCCTCAGCAAGTCTTTGCTCTCTGGCCCGAAGGCGCGCCGGGCACCGACCCCGCCCGCCGCAAGGAGCCGGAGAAGGCGGAAAGCTATTATATCCGCAACATTCACGACCCCTCGCTGACCGCTTACCCCGCCGATCCGCGCCACGACAATGGCGCGGCGGTCATCGTCATTCCCGGCGGCGGGCACGGCTTCCTCGTCTGGAAGACCGAAGGCACGGACGTCGCCCTGCGCCTCAACCAGATGGGCGTCCACGCCTTCGTCCTCAAATATCGCCTCGCGCGCGAAGAGGGTTCGACCTACTCGATAGAGCGCGACGCCGCTGCAGACACGCGCCGCGCCATCCGTTACCTGCGCGCCAACGCCGCCAGCCTCGGCATCGACCCGCACCGCGTGGGCGTAATGGGCTTTTCGGCGGGCGGGGAACTGGTGTCGCTGGTCTCCGACAACCCCGAACCCGCGCGCGGGTGGAAGCCCGATGCCGTCGACCGGCAGGACGGACGGCCCGATTTCCAGATCCTCGTCTTTCCCGGACCGCTCGGCGTGCCGGACAAGGCAGCGAAGGACGCGCCGCCCGCCTTCATCACGTCCGGCTCGCTCGACGCCTGCTGCATGCTCCCGGCGCTCAACCTCTACACCCGGTTGCAGGCGCAGGGCGTGCCCGCCGAACTGCACATCTATGCGGAGGCTGACCATGCCTTCAATCTGGGAGAGCGGTCGGGCCTGCTCTCGCTCCAGCACTGGCCCGAACGGCTCGCCGACTGGCTGGCCGATGGCGGATGGCTGGACGGACGGGGCGGGAAGGCCGTTCCCCGGCGCTGA
- the mnmA gene encoding tRNA 2-thiouridine(34) synthase MnmA encodes MQPQFQLAAPLSQRRIVVAMSGGVDSSVVAALAARTGAEVIGVTLQLYDHGAAVGRTGSCCAGQDIRDARAVADRIGIAHYVFDYESRFRDSVIADFADEYMAGRTPIPCVKCNMGVKFTDLFQIARDLGADCLATGHYVRRVEGLAGAELHRAADPARDQSYFLFATTQAQLDYLRFPLGGLPKPLVREIAAELGLSVALKPDSQDICFVPDGDYAKIVRKLRPDADEGGDIVHVDGRVLGRHRGLIHYTVGQRKRLEIGGQPDPLYVVRLDAEGRRVIVGPKAALAVSGAVLTDINWLGGGFAGPLTAKVRSMAKPVPARLEDDRLLFDAPEYGVAPGQAAVLYAGDRVLGGGWIASTQAAMADAA; translated from the coding sequence ATGCAGCCCCAGTTCCAGCTTGCCGCGCCGCTGTCGCAGCGGCGTATCGTGGTCGCCATGTCGGGTGGCGTGGATTCGAGCGTCGTCGCGGCGCTCGCGGCGCGGACGGGCGCGGAAGTCATCGGCGTCACGCTCCAGCTTTACGATCATGGCGCGGCGGTGGGGCGCACCGGCAGTTGCTGCGCGGGGCAGGACATACGCGATGCGCGCGCGGTGGCCGACCGGATCGGCATCGCCCATTATGTCTTCGACTATGAAAGCCGCTTCCGCGACTCGGTGATCGCCGATTTCGCCGACGAATATATGGCGGGCCGCACGCCCATTCCGTGCGTGAAGTGCAATATGGGCGTCAAGTTCACCGATCTGTTCCAGATCGCGCGCGATCTGGGCGCCGACTGCCTCGCCACCGGCCATTATGTCCGCCGGGTGGAAGGCTTGGCCGGAGCGGAACTGCACCGCGCCGCCGACCCGGCGCGCGACCAGAGCTATTTCCTGTTCGCCACCACGCAGGCGCAGCTCGACTATCTGCGCTTTCCTCTCGGGGGATTGCCCAAGCCGCTGGTGCGGGAAATCGCCGCCGAACTCGGCCTGTCGGTGGCGCTCAAGCCCGACAGTCAGGACATCTGCTTCGTGCCCGACGGCGATTATGCGAAGATCGTGCGCAAGCTGCGTCCCGATGCCGACGAGGGCGGCGACATCGTCCATGTCGATGGCCGGGTGCTGGGCCGGCATCGCGGGCTGATCCACTACACGGTCGGCCAGCGCAAGAGGCTGGAGATCGGCGGCCAGCCCGACCCGCTCTATGTCGTGCGGCTGGATGCGGAAGGCCGCCGCGTCATCGTGGGGCCGAAGGCCGCGCTGGCCGTTTCCGGCGCGGTCCTGACCGACATCAACTGGCTGGGCGGCGGCTTTGCGGGGCCGCTGACCGCGAAGGTGCGGTCGATGGCGAAACCCGTTCCAGCGCGGCTGGAGGACGACCGGCTGCTGTTCGACGCGCCCGAATATGGCGTCGCGCCGGGACAGGCGGCGGTCCTCTATGCAGGCGACCGCGTGCTGGGCGGCGGCTGGATCGCGAGCACGCAAGCGGCGATGGCGGACGCCGCCTGA
- the sciP gene encoding CtrA inhibitor SciP: protein MIENQKIRPAQVVGPLGEPLTLDSLPPRDTTRWVVRRKAEVVAAVNGGLLSVDEACARYNLTLEEFAGWQRAVDRSGMHGLRVTRIQYYKSLYERQQKY from the coding sequence ATGATAGAGAACCAGAAAATCAGGCCCGCCCAGGTCGTCGGGCCGCTTGGGGAACCCCTGACCCTGGACAGCCTGCCGCCGCGGGACACGACCCGCTGGGTGGTGCGGCGCAAGGCGGAAGTGGTGGCCGCGGTCAACGGCGGCCTGCTGAGCGTCGATGAAGCGTGCGCGCGCTACAATCTGACGCTGGAGGAATTTGCCGGCTGGCAGCGTGCGGTCGACCGTTCGGGCATGCACGGGCTGCGCGTCACCCGCATCCAATATTACAAGTCGCTTTACGAACGGCAGCAGAAATACTGA
- a CDS encoding GlsB/YeaQ/YmgE family stress response membrane protein has translation MGIILWLVVGGIIGWLASMIMRTDAQQGILLNIVVGIVGAFIGGLIFSGGSINNAGLTLYSFLVSLVGAVILLAIVNLVRRGSVR, from the coding sequence ATGGGCATCATTCTGTGGCTTGTTGTCGGTGGTATCATTGGTTGGCTTGCCAGCATGATCATGCGCACCGACGCGCAGCAGGGCATTCTGCTGAACATCGTCGTGGGTATCGTGGGCGCTTTCATCGGCGGCCTGATTTTCAGCGGCGGTTCGATCAACAATGCGGGCCTGACCCTCTACAGCTTCCTCGTGTCGCTGGTGGGCGCGGTGATCCTGCTCGCGATCGTCAATCTGGTGCGTCGCGGATCGGTGCGCTAA
- a CDS encoding GlsB/YeaQ/YmgE family stress response membrane protein: MDLLAWIFIGLLAGALAKLVMPGRDPGGCVVTVLLGIAGALLAGFVGRLLGIYAPGQRGGFVAAVLGAIAILAVYRFFTARR; the protein is encoded by the coding sequence ATGGATTTGCTTGCATGGATCTTTATTGGCTTGCTGGCCGGGGCGCTGGCGAAGCTGGTGATGCCGGGCCGCGATCCGGGCGGCTGCGTGGTCACGGTCCTGCTGGGGATTGCGGGCGCCCTGCTCGCCGGTTTCGTGGGGCGGCTGCTGGGCATCTACGCGCCGGGACAGAGGGGCGGGTTCGTCGCCGCCGTGCTGGGCGCGATCGCGATCCTCGCCGTCTATCGTTTCTTCACCGCAAGGCGCTGA
- a CDS encoding efflux RND transporter periplasmic adaptor subunit, which yields MNYETQLSGDAVIAIDEDAARARRRRMLTIGAGVAVVLVAVAAWISMRGGKPADAPTAAPAPVVTVISPGQSKVARSISATGSLAARIDMPVGVVGEGGMVTRVLVQPGDWVRSGQVLATVERSVQIEQGRSLAAQVEVARADAKLAQAQLDRAKALVGRGFISAADIDQRTATRDAAQARVNVAVAQLKEQQARNGRLDIRAPAAGLVLTRGVEPGQIVGAGSTVLFRLAQGGEMEMRAQLSEADLLSIRPGNSAVVTPIGGTRGFAGRVWQVSPVVDPQTRQGIARIALSYNDALRPGGFASALITSGSGSAPLLPESAVQSDARGSFVYIINGRNQVERRDVSVGQVSDEGVAVTSGITGAEKIVTSAGAFLTPGQKVKPEMATRP from the coding sequence ATGAATTATGAAACGCAGCTGTCGGGGGACGCGGTGATCGCGATCGACGAGGACGCGGCGCGCGCACGGCGCAGGCGGATGCTGACGATCGGCGCTGGCGTGGCGGTGGTTCTGGTGGCTGTTGCCGCCTGGATTTCGATGCGTGGCGGCAAGCCAGCCGATGCGCCGACGGCCGCACCGGCACCGGTCGTGACCGTCATCAGCCCCGGCCAGTCCAAGGTCGCGCGGTCGATCAGCGCGACGGGTTCGCTCGCTGCGCGCATCGACATGCCGGTCGGCGTGGTGGGCGAAGGCGGCATGGTGACGCGCGTGCTGGTGCAGCCGGGCGACTGGGTGCGTTCGGGACAGGTGCTCGCGACGGTCGAGCGTTCGGTCCAGATCGAACAGGGCCGCTCGCTCGCCGCGCAGGTCGAAGTGGCGCGCGCCGACGCCAAGCTCGCGCAGGCGCAGCTCGACCGCGCGAAGGCTCTGGTGGGGCGCGGCTTCATCAGCGCGGCGGACATCGACCAGCGCACCGCGACCCGCGACGCCGCGCAGGCGCGCGTGAACGTCGCCGTCGCCCAGTTGAAGGAACAGCAGGCGCGCAACGGCCGCCTCGACATCCGCGCGCCCGCCGCCGGCCTCGTGCTGACGCGCGGGGTCGAACCGGGCCAGATCGTCGGCGCCGGAAGCACCGTGCTCTTCCGCCTCGCACAGGGCGGCGAGATGGAGATGCGCGCCCAGCTGTCGGAAGCCGACCTGCTCAGCATCCGGCCCGGCAACAGCGCCGTGGTGACGCCCATCGGCGGAACGCGCGGCTTTGCGGGCCGGGTGTGGCAGGTGTCGCCCGTGGTCGATCCCCAGACGCGTCAGGGCATCGCGCGCATCGCCCTGTCCTACAACGATGCGCTGCGTCCCGGCGGCTTTGCGTCCGCGCTCATCACCAGCGGGTCGGGCAGCGCGCCGCTGCTCCCCGAATCGGCGGTGCAGAGCGACGCCAGGGGCAGCTTCGTCTACATCATCAACGGCAGGAACCAGGTCGAGCGGCGTGACGTGTCGGTGGGTCAGGTGTCCGACGAGGGCGTCGCGGTGACGAGCGGCATCACGGGCGCGGAAAAGATCGTGACGTCCGCCGGTGCGTTCCTGACGCCCGGGCAGAAGGTGAAGCCGGAAATGGCCACGCGCCCGTAA